From a single Capsicum annuum cultivar UCD-10X-F1 chromosome 12, UCD10Xv1.1, whole genome shotgun sequence genomic region:
- the LOC107850746 gene encoding U-box domain-containing protein 52 isoform X3, with product MWLPHNKGSPGNRRGNGNGVVALAIDKDKGSQYAIKWATDNLVNRGQTIVLIHVVTKPISSQYGNCGGVHVVDGNLSAHGQNLEKQTKELFLTFHCFCTRKDIRCLDIILEDSDVPKALTEYVSSAAIQSLVLGASRHGFIRRLKVTDIPSTVSKGAPDFCTVYVISKSKISSVKNASRPAPMASPLYKQIQQLEDHVNSSGFTPTARSRGIHSGSVVDRSQRRSFMTDESKKVGSPFDRRRVIPSRIFSDLSEADTDLSFVSSGRPSTDRTSSMMYDGMDSGRISQISTSSDSSFGSERLGARGSELSSFNDFSSSSFETDDGEAEMRRLKMELQRTMDLYSTACKEALTAKQKSVELNLWRVEEEKRLEEARLAEEAAKVAAEKERDKCKVAMETAEAAQRLAELEAKRRVDAEMQAHKEAEEKEKAMMNLGLGDFRYRRYNIEEIEEATQFFSDSLKVGEGGYGPVYKCYLDHTPVAVKVLRPDAAQGRSQFQQEVEVLSRMRHPNMVLLLGACPEYGCLVYEYMANGSLEERLMRRADKHALSWQLRFRIAAEIATGLLFLHQTKPEPLVHRDLKPGNILLDHNFVTKISDVGLSRLIPPSTAEEVTQYRMTSAAGTFCYIDPEYQQTGMLGVKSDVYSLGILLLQLITAKPAMGITHYVSRCVEKGDLKEN from the exons ATGTGGCTCCCACATAATAAGGGAAGCCCTGGAAACAGAAGGGGCAATGGGAATGGAGTAGTTGCACTTGCTATCGACAAAGATAAAGGAAGCCAATATGCCATCAAATGGGCCACCGACAATTTGGTTAACAGAGGCCAAACTATTGTCCTTATTCATGTTGTCACCAAGCCTATTTCTTCACAAT ATGGAAACTGTGGTGGTGTTCACGTCGTAGATGGAAATTTATCAGCACACGGACAAAACCTTGAGAAACAAACCAAAGAATTATTTCTTACTTTCCATTGCTTTTGTACACGTAAAGAT ATTCGTTGCTTGGATATTATACTTGAAGACTCAGATGTACCAAAAGCACTGACAGAATATGTATCTAGTGCTGCCATCCAGAGCTTGGTTCTTGGAGCATCTAGGCATGGCTTTATCAG ACGGTTGAAGGTTACAGATATACCCAGTACTGTATCAAAGGGAGCACCAGATTTCTGCACTGTTTACGTCATCTCAAAGTCAAAGATCTCTTCTGTGAAAAATGCTTCTCGCCCAGCACCTATGGCATCACCACTTTATAAACAAATACAGCAATTGGAAGACCATGTTAATAGTAGTGGTTTTACCCCTACTGCACGTAGCAGGGGCATCCATA GTGGATCAGTCGTGGACAGGTCGCAACGGCGGTCATTCATGACTGATGAGAGTAAAAAAGTGGG GTCACCATTTGATAGACGAAGAGTCATACCTTCAAGGATTTTTTCTGATCTTTCTGAAGCGGATACTGATTTATCATTCGTCAGCTCTGGTAGACCAAGCACAGATCGTACATCGTCCATGATGTATGATGGCATGGACTCTGGTCGTATTTCACAAATATCAACAAGTTCAGATAGTAGCTTTGGCTCAGAGCGCTTGGGAGCTAGGGGTAGTGAGCTCAGTTCCTTCAACGACTTCTCATCGTCCTCATTTGAGACT GACGATGGAGAGGCTGAAATGAGAAGGCTAAAGATGGAGCTCCAGAGGACAATGGACTTGTACAGTACAGCATGCAAGGAAGCACTGACAGCAAAACAGAAG TCTGTGGAGCTCAATCTCTGGAGggtagaagaagaaaagagattgGAGGAGGCTCGTCTTGCAGAGGAAGCTGCTAAGGTAGCAGCAGAGAAGGAGAGAGATAAATGTAAGGTTGCCATGGAAACTGCCGAAGCAGCTCAGAGACTAGCAGAACTTGAAGCAAAAAGAAGGGTAGATGCTGAAATGCAAGCCCATAAAGAAGCAGAGGAGAAGGAGAAAGCAATGATGAACTTAGGTCTTGGTGATTTTAGATATAGGAGGTACAacattgaagaaattgaagaagcaaCACAATTTTTCTCTGATTCTCTCAAGGTTGGAGAAGGAGGATATGGTCCTGTCTACAAATGTTATCTTGATCATACACCAGTAGCAGTTAAGGTCTTACGTCCAGATGCAGCACAAGGAAGATCTCAATTTCAGCAAGAG GTTGAAGTCCTGAGTCGTATGAGGCATCCTAATATGGTACTGCTTCTTGGAGCTTGCCCAGAATATGGTTGTTTGGTATATGAGTACATGGCAAATGGAAGCCTAGAGGAACGTCTCATGCGACGTGCAGATAAACATGCACTCTCATGGCAGCTTAGATTTCGTATTGCAGCAGAGATCGCCACTGGCTTGCTCTTTCTTCACCAGACCAAACCAGAACCTCTGGTGCACCGTGACCTCAAGCCTGGAAACATTCTGCTCGACCATAATTTTGTAACAAAGATTAGTGATGTTGGACTATCAAGGCTTATCCCTCCTTCTACTGCTGAGGAGGTTACACAATACCGGATGACGTCTGCAGCTGGCACCTTCTGCTACATTGATCCAGAGTATCAACAAACAGGCATGCTTGGGGTTAAATCTGATGTTTATTCCTTAGGAATTCTTCTTCTACAATTGATAACAGCGAAGCCAGCAATGGGCATAACTCATTATGTTTCTCGATGCGTTGAGAAGGGAGATCTTAAAGAG AACTGA
- the LOC107850746 gene encoding U-box domain-containing protein 52 isoform X2, with amino-acid sequence MWLPHNKGSPGNRRGNGNGVVALAIDKDKGSQYAIKWATDNLVNRGQTIVLIHVVTKPISSQYGNCGGVHVVDGNLSAHGQNLEKQTKELFLTFHCFCTRKDIRCLDIILEDSDVPKALTEYVSSAAIQSLVLGASRHGFIRRLKVTDIPSTVSKGAPDFCTVYVISKSKISSVKNASRPAPMASPLYKQIQQLEDHVNSSGFTPTARSRGIHSGSVVDRSQRRSFMTDESKKVGSPFDRRRVIPSRIFSDLSEADTDLSFVSSGRPSTDRTSSMMYDGMDSGRISQISTSSDSSFGSERLGARGSELSSFNDFSSSSFETDDGEAEMRRLKMELQRTMDLYSTACKEALTAKQKSVELNLWRVEEEKRLEEARLAEEAAKVAAEKERDKCKVAMETAEAAQRLAELEAKRRVDAEMQAHKEAEEKEKAMMNLGLGDFRYRRYNIEEIEEATQFFSDSLKVGEGGYGPVYKCYLDHTPVAVKVLRPDAAQGRSQFQQEVEVLSRMRHPNMVLLLGACPEYGCLVYEYMANGSLEERLMRRADKHALSWQLRFRIAAEIATGLLFLHQTKPEPLVHRDLKPGNILLDHNFVTKISDVGLSRLIPPSTAEEVTQYRMTSAAGTFCYIDPEYQQTGMLGVKSDVYSLGILLLQLITAKPAMGITHYVSRCVEKGDLKEVLDPSLSDWPIEETLNFAKLALNCAELRRKDRPDLGKVVLPELNRLRALAEENMGHLVMGGSACPSPSHSQASTSQDQGMNNCSQPVHI; translated from the exons ATGTGGCTCCCACATAATAAGGGAAGCCCTGGAAACAGAAGGGGCAATGGGAATGGAGTAGTTGCACTTGCTATCGACAAAGATAAAGGAAGCCAATATGCCATCAAATGGGCCACCGACAATTTGGTTAACAGAGGCCAAACTATTGTCCTTATTCATGTTGTCACCAAGCCTATTTCTTCACAAT ATGGAAACTGTGGTGGTGTTCACGTCGTAGATGGAAATTTATCAGCACACGGACAAAACCTTGAGAAACAAACCAAAGAATTATTTCTTACTTTCCATTGCTTTTGTACACGTAAAGAT ATTCGTTGCTTGGATATTATACTTGAAGACTCAGATGTACCAAAAGCACTGACAGAATATGTATCTAGTGCTGCCATCCAGAGCTTGGTTCTTGGAGCATCTAGGCATGGCTTTATCAG ACGGTTGAAGGTTACAGATATACCCAGTACTGTATCAAAGGGAGCACCAGATTTCTGCACTGTTTACGTCATCTCAAAGTCAAAGATCTCTTCTGTGAAAAATGCTTCTCGCCCAGCACCTATGGCATCACCACTTTATAAACAAATACAGCAATTGGAAGACCATGTTAATAGTAGTGGTTTTACCCCTACTGCACGTAGCAGGGGCATCCATA GTGGATCAGTCGTGGACAGGTCGCAACGGCGGTCATTCATGACTGATGAGAGTAAAAAAGTGGG GTCACCATTTGATAGACGAAGAGTCATACCTTCAAGGATTTTTTCTGATCTTTCTGAAGCGGATACTGATTTATCATTCGTCAGCTCTGGTAGACCAAGCACAGATCGTACATCGTCCATGATGTATGATGGCATGGACTCTGGTCGTATTTCACAAATATCAACAAGTTCAGATAGTAGCTTTGGCTCAGAGCGCTTGGGAGCTAGGGGTAGTGAGCTCAGTTCCTTCAACGACTTCTCATCGTCCTCATTTGAGACT GACGATGGAGAGGCTGAAATGAGAAGGCTAAAGATGGAGCTCCAGAGGACAATGGACTTGTACAGTACAGCATGCAAGGAAGCACTGACAGCAAAACAGAAG TCTGTGGAGCTCAATCTCTGGAGggtagaagaagaaaagagattgGAGGAGGCTCGTCTTGCAGAGGAAGCTGCTAAGGTAGCAGCAGAGAAGGAGAGAGATAAATGTAAGGTTGCCATGGAAACTGCCGAAGCAGCTCAGAGACTAGCAGAACTTGAAGCAAAAAGAAGGGTAGATGCTGAAATGCAAGCCCATAAAGAAGCAGAGGAGAAGGAGAAAGCAATGATGAACTTAGGTCTTGGTGATTTTAGATATAGGAGGTACAacattgaagaaattgaagaagcaaCACAATTTTTCTCTGATTCTCTCAAGGTTGGAGAAGGAGGATATGGTCCTGTCTACAAATGTTATCTTGATCATACACCAGTAGCAGTTAAGGTCTTACGTCCAGATGCAGCACAAGGAAGATCTCAATTTCAGCAAGAG GTTGAAGTCCTGAGTCGTATGAGGCATCCTAATATGGTACTGCTTCTTGGAGCTTGCCCAGAATATGGTTGTTTGGTATATGAGTACATGGCAAATGGAAGCCTAGAGGAACGTCTCATGCGACGTGCAGATAAACATGCACTCTCATGGCAGCTTAGATTTCGTATTGCAGCAGAGATCGCCACTGGCTTGCTCTTTCTTCACCAGACCAAACCAGAACCTCTGGTGCACCGTGACCTCAAGCCTGGAAACATTCTGCTCGACCATAATTTTGTAACAAAGATTAGTGATGTTGGACTATCAAGGCTTATCCCTCCTTCTACTGCTGAGGAGGTTACACAATACCGGATGACGTCTGCAGCTGGCACCTTCTGCTACATTGATCCAGAGTATCAACAAACAGGCATGCTTGGGGTTAAATCTGATGTTTATTCCTTAGGAATTCTTCTTCTACAATTGATAACAGCGAAGCCAGCAATGGGCATAACTCATTATGTTTCTCGATGCGTTGAGAAGGGAGATCTTAAAGAGGTACTCGATCCTTCTCTTTCTGATTGGCCAAtagaagagaccttgaattttGCAAAGCTAGCACTCAATTGTGCAGAACTGAGGCGGAAGGATAGGCCAGACTTGGGCAAAGTCGTCTTGCCCGAGCTTAATCGATTGAGAGCATTGGCCGAAGAAAATATGGGTCACTTGGTGATGGGTGGCAGTGCTTGCCCCTCCCCCAGCCACAGCCAAGCATCTACATCACAG GATCAGGGGATGAATAATTGTAGTCAACCAGTACATATATAA
- the LOC107850746 gene encoding U-box domain-containing protein 52 isoform X1 produces the protein MWLPHNKGSPGNRRGNGNGVVALAIDKDKGSQYAIKWATDNLVNRGQTIVLIHVVTKPISSQYGNCGGVHVVDGNLSAHGQNLEKQTKELFLTFHCFCTRKDIRCLDIILEDSDVPKALTEYVSSAAIQSLVLGASRHGFIRRLKVTDIPSTVSKGAPDFCTVYVISKSKISSVKNASRPAPMASPLYKQIQQLEDHVNSSGFTPTARSRGIHSGSVVDRSQRRSFMTDESKKVGSPFDRRRVIPSRIFSDLSEADTDLSFVSSGRPSTDRTSSMMYDGMDSGRISQISTSSDSSFGSERLGARGSELSSFNDFSSSSFETDDGEAEMRRLKMELQRTMDLYSTACKEALTAKQKSVELNLWRVEEEKRLEEARLAEEAAKVAAEKERDKCKVAMETAEAAQRLAELEAKRRVDAEMQAHKEAEEKEKAMMNLGLGDFRYRRYNIEEIEEATQFFSDSLKVGEGGYGPVYKCYLDHTPVAVKVLRPDAAQGRSQFQQEVEVLSRMRHPNMVLLLGACPEYGCLVYEYMANGSLEERLMRRADKHALSWQLRFRIAAEIATGLLFLHQTKPEPLVHRDLKPGNILLDHNFVTKISDVGLSRLIPPSTAEEVTQYRMTSAAGTFCYIDPEYQQTGMLGVKSDVYSLGILLLQLITAKPAMGITHYVSRCVEKGDLKEVLDPSLSDWPIEETLNFAKLALNCAELRRKDRPDLGKVVLPELNRLRALAEENMGHLVMGGSACPSPSHSQASTSQEISSDPQGHSGLSSISISTLSSS, from the exons ATGTGGCTCCCACATAATAAGGGAAGCCCTGGAAACAGAAGGGGCAATGGGAATGGAGTAGTTGCACTTGCTATCGACAAAGATAAAGGAAGCCAATATGCCATCAAATGGGCCACCGACAATTTGGTTAACAGAGGCCAAACTATTGTCCTTATTCATGTTGTCACCAAGCCTATTTCTTCACAAT ATGGAAACTGTGGTGGTGTTCACGTCGTAGATGGAAATTTATCAGCACACGGACAAAACCTTGAGAAACAAACCAAAGAATTATTTCTTACTTTCCATTGCTTTTGTACACGTAAAGAT ATTCGTTGCTTGGATATTATACTTGAAGACTCAGATGTACCAAAAGCACTGACAGAATATGTATCTAGTGCTGCCATCCAGAGCTTGGTTCTTGGAGCATCTAGGCATGGCTTTATCAG ACGGTTGAAGGTTACAGATATACCCAGTACTGTATCAAAGGGAGCACCAGATTTCTGCACTGTTTACGTCATCTCAAAGTCAAAGATCTCTTCTGTGAAAAATGCTTCTCGCCCAGCACCTATGGCATCACCACTTTATAAACAAATACAGCAATTGGAAGACCATGTTAATAGTAGTGGTTTTACCCCTACTGCACGTAGCAGGGGCATCCATA GTGGATCAGTCGTGGACAGGTCGCAACGGCGGTCATTCATGACTGATGAGAGTAAAAAAGTGGG GTCACCATTTGATAGACGAAGAGTCATACCTTCAAGGATTTTTTCTGATCTTTCTGAAGCGGATACTGATTTATCATTCGTCAGCTCTGGTAGACCAAGCACAGATCGTACATCGTCCATGATGTATGATGGCATGGACTCTGGTCGTATTTCACAAATATCAACAAGTTCAGATAGTAGCTTTGGCTCAGAGCGCTTGGGAGCTAGGGGTAGTGAGCTCAGTTCCTTCAACGACTTCTCATCGTCCTCATTTGAGACT GACGATGGAGAGGCTGAAATGAGAAGGCTAAAGATGGAGCTCCAGAGGACAATGGACTTGTACAGTACAGCATGCAAGGAAGCACTGACAGCAAAACAGAAG TCTGTGGAGCTCAATCTCTGGAGggtagaagaagaaaagagattgGAGGAGGCTCGTCTTGCAGAGGAAGCTGCTAAGGTAGCAGCAGAGAAGGAGAGAGATAAATGTAAGGTTGCCATGGAAACTGCCGAAGCAGCTCAGAGACTAGCAGAACTTGAAGCAAAAAGAAGGGTAGATGCTGAAATGCAAGCCCATAAAGAAGCAGAGGAGAAGGAGAAAGCAATGATGAACTTAGGTCTTGGTGATTTTAGATATAGGAGGTACAacattgaagaaattgaagaagcaaCACAATTTTTCTCTGATTCTCTCAAGGTTGGAGAAGGAGGATATGGTCCTGTCTACAAATGTTATCTTGATCATACACCAGTAGCAGTTAAGGTCTTACGTCCAGATGCAGCACAAGGAAGATCTCAATTTCAGCAAGAG GTTGAAGTCCTGAGTCGTATGAGGCATCCTAATATGGTACTGCTTCTTGGAGCTTGCCCAGAATATGGTTGTTTGGTATATGAGTACATGGCAAATGGAAGCCTAGAGGAACGTCTCATGCGACGTGCAGATAAACATGCACTCTCATGGCAGCTTAGATTTCGTATTGCAGCAGAGATCGCCACTGGCTTGCTCTTTCTTCACCAGACCAAACCAGAACCTCTGGTGCACCGTGACCTCAAGCCTGGAAACATTCTGCTCGACCATAATTTTGTAACAAAGATTAGTGATGTTGGACTATCAAGGCTTATCCCTCCTTCTACTGCTGAGGAGGTTACACAATACCGGATGACGTCTGCAGCTGGCACCTTCTGCTACATTGATCCAGAGTATCAACAAACAGGCATGCTTGGGGTTAAATCTGATGTTTATTCCTTAGGAATTCTTCTTCTACAATTGATAACAGCGAAGCCAGCAATGGGCATAACTCATTATGTTTCTCGATGCGTTGAGAAGGGAGATCTTAAAGAGGTACTCGATCCTTCTCTTTCTGATTGGCCAAtagaagagaccttgaattttGCAAAGCTAGCACTCAATTGTGCAGAACTGAGGCGGAAGGATAGGCCAGACTTGGGCAAAGTCGTCTTGCCCGAGCTTAATCGATTGAGAGCATTGGCCGAAGAAAATATGGGTCACTTGGTGATGGGTGGCAGTGCTTGCCCCTCCCCCAGCCACAGCCAAGCATCTACATCACAG GAAATATCAAGTGATCCTCAAGGGCATTCTGGATTAAGCTCAATAAGTATTTCAACTCTGTCTTCTTCATGA